A window of the Cannabis sativa cultivar Pink pepper isolate KNU-18-1 chromosome X, ASM2916894v1, whole genome shotgun sequence genome harbors these coding sequences:
- the LOC133032664 gene encoding uncharacterized protein LOC133032664, whose translation MTMEEKIGQMTQIDRNVASNEVMKKYFIGSVLSGGGSVPSKKASPEAWIDMVNDFQKGALSTCLFIPMIYRVDAVHGHNNVYKATFSLIYLLYGLFVFQLW comes from the exons ATGACTATGGAGGAAAAGATTGGGCAAATGACACAAATTGACAGAAATGTTGCTTCCAATGAGGTCATGAAGAAGTACTTTATTG GTAGTGTATTGAGTGGAGGAGGAAGTGTTCCTTCTAAGAAAGCTTCACCAGAAGCTTGGATTGACATGGTTAATGATTTTCAAAAGGGAGCTTTATCTACATGTCTTTTCATTCCAATGATTTATAGAGTTGATGCTGTTCATGGCCATAACAATGTCTACAAAGCCACCTTCTCCTTGATTTATTTACTATATGGCTTATTTGTTTTCCAATTATGGTAG